The DNA region TAGATCGAGTGATAATGTTAATTCTCGATATTTGACACATTGATTTCCCACAGCGATGGAGGGTCGAAGCCATGGACGACGTGCTCGGGTACACGGGGAAGTCGGTTGTCGTGACGGGTGCCGCCTCAGGCATGGGGGAGGCGACCGCGCGCATCCTGACCGAGCTGGGGGCGCAGGTCACCGCACTGGACATCAAGCCGACCACCGTCGATGTGGCACATTCACTGACCATTGACCTGCGTGACCGCGCCGCCATCGAAGAGGTGGCCGCCGAGATCGAGGGGCCGATCGACGGATTGTTCAGTTGCGCTGGACTGCCCGGGCCACCGTTCTCCGAGTGGGACACCATCCTGGTGAATTTCGTCGGTGCGCGCCATCTGGCCGAACTTCTGGTGCCGAAGATGTCCGAGGGATCGGCCATCAGCGTGATCTCCTCATCGGCCGCCCTCGGGTGGCAGGACCACATCAAGGTGATCACCGGGCTGCTGGAGACCGAAGGCTTTGACGCTGCGGTCGACTGGCTGACTGCCAACGAGAAGAAGTGGTCGTGGAGCGGTTACGCCTACTCGAAGTACATCATCGACGCGTGGGTGGGCTGGTGGTACCCGGAGCTCGCCGGCAAGGGCATCCGGATCAACTGCATCAACCCGGGTCCGACCGAGACCGCGATGATGCCGGCATTCCAGGATCTGATGGGTAAAGAAACCGTGGACGACGCGATCGGGCCGGTCGGTCGGTACTCGACCGCCCAGGAGCAGGCCTGGCCGTTGGTCTGTATGGGCAGTCCGAGGCTCAGCTATGTCGGCGGGACCGTGCTGTGGACTGACGGCGGGTGGAACGGCGCGATGACGATGGGTCGGCACAAGGCGCAGTGGGCGGAAACGGCAGCTGATCAGATGGCGAAGAAGGGCTGAGCTACTGGCTCAGATGAAGTCCGAACCTCCGTCGACGTTGACCGTGGCGCCGGTGATGTAGCCGTTGCGCCGTGATGCCAGATAGGTCACCGCGGAGGCGATCTCCTCCGGTAGACCGGCACGGCCGAGGTCGCACGGGTGCCCGAAGGTGCGTTCCACCCAGGTCATCACGTCGTTGGGGTCAGACGAATCCAGGCCGTCGGTCGCCAGCGCGTCCCGCAGGATCTCGGTGAAGCTGGCCGTCACGATGGTGCCGGGACAGACACAGTTGACGAGGATGCCCTCGTGCCCCAGGCTTTTCGACAGATTCTTGGTGAAGCTCGACAGTGCCGCCTTGGCTGCGGTGTAGGCCACCAGGCGTGGACTCTGCCGCTGAATCGAGTGCGCCGAAAGAGTGACGATCCGCGCCCAGTCGGCGGCACGCAGCATCGGTAGGGCAGCCCGCACCGACCGCACCGCCGACATGGTCCCGAGGTTGAAGGCCGCATGCCAGTCGTCGTCGTTCAATTCTTCGAAAGTGCCCGCTTGGGGCCCCACCGTGTGGACGAGTACGTTGAGCCGGCCCCAGCTGTCTTGCACGGCCTGATAACCGGCCGCGATGGAATCTGCGTCCGCCATGTCGACTGCGAGGGTCAGGACCTCGGGCGCGCCGGCCCGAAGAATCACCTCCGCTGCAGAGTCGAGCGCCTCCTGGCCCCGCGCCATGACGGCCACCGAAGCGCCCTCGGCAGCAAGGCATTCGGCAATCGCCAGTCCCATGCCCTTACTGCCACCGGTGACCACTGCCGTGGCGCCGCCGAGTCCGAGATCCATTTACGCAGCCTTCCGTTGCCGTAGGTTCACCAGGACTTGCTCATCCGCGGTGACAGGTGCACGATCTCACTGACGACCGAGGGGTTCGCCCGTGCCATCGCGACGAGGGAGAGCATGGCGTTGGCGACATCGTCGACGGCCGACATCCGTGCCGGGATCTGGCCCTCGGTGGCCCACGACCGATACAGGTCGGCCAGCAGATCCCGGTCGGCTCCCCGCAGGATCTCGGTGTCTTCGGTGGGTCCGACGCTGACGCGGATGACCGCGAGCTCGGGGTGCTCGGCCCGCCACGACCGCAGGATCTCGTCGAGGGCTGCCTTGCTCGCGTGGTAGGCCGCGACGCCGGCGCGAGGGCGTCCGACATCGTGGCTCGACGCGACCAGTACGACCGCATCGTCGGCGAGATGCGGGAGAGCGGCGCGCAACACATGCGACGCCCCGACAGCGTTGACCGCATAGGCGTGCATCCACGTCGTCACGTCGGTGTCTTCGATCAGGGCGAACGGAACTGCCGCACTGGTGAAGACCACGGCATCGATCTGGCCGAAGTCCGCGGCCACGTCGCTGATGACTTTCTCGACGGCCTTGGGGTCGGCGACATCAAGTTCGTGAGCGGTCCCGCCAAGTTCCTGTGCCACCGACGAGAGGATGTCCACTCGGCGGGCGGCGAGGGCGATTCTGGCCCCGCGGGAGTGTGCTACCACGGCCAACGCGCGTCCGATACCTGATGATGCCCCGATGATGAGCATGCGGACACCCGCGATGTTTGAATGGCGATCGGTCATGCTCGGTACCCTTCTACGGTAGTGGGCGTGGTCGTACGCGAGGAGTCGATGATCATCCGGATGGTACGACGACACCGCCCGCATTCGGATCCCGCGCCACAGGTGATGGCAACTGCTCGGGTGGTGCTTGCCCCGCCGTCGACTGCCTTGGCAACCGTGTCACTCGTGATTCCCAGGCAGAGGCAGACATACATCAGAGTGGTCCGATCCCGGTGGGCTGGGACATTCGCATTGCGTTGACGAAGCGACCGACGAAGACAGGGGGAAAGACCCCGATCCCCGCGGCTGCTAACCATTCCGAGGCTGTCGGGGAGCGCGCTATCCACCGCAATGCGGTTTCCGCACTGTCCAGTTGCTGGACGAACATCACTTCGTGTGAACTGTCGAAGGCGCGATATACGACTGTCCGCCGGATCCCGGCCTTGGCAAACTCTTCACGAGAGTCTCGAACTTGGGCCACGAAATCGTCGATGTCGTCGAGGGGTGTCACCGCAGCCACGACTATCTCGCTGCCGGGCTCGGGTGCTTCACCGATGTCCATTCGTTCGACGGTCTCGCCTGCGAAGACGGCAGGAAGGTCTTCGACTCCCACCGCGTCGAACCACTCGAAGAAGTACGGCGATCGCAGCAAGTTCAGCAGAGGTTGCTCGGTGCTGATCCCGATGATCACAAGTACCTTGCCTGGCTCCACCACAGACTCATAGGCGTACACGTAACGTGCGCCGAGATCGACGAGGCTCTCCTGGTGGCGCTGGAGGACCGGCCATACCCGGTCGGGGGTGCTGATCGCGAACTCGACGGCAAACACGAAATTGCGGGACCTGCTCCGACTCAAGGCTGCACCTCCTCATCTGCGTTGCACTGAACCCATTGGGTACAACCTTGCTCCGGGAATCATACTGACATATGAGAATCTGTGTTCTCCACTGAGGTCGATTGACGAGGCGTACGGGAAAGCATCGATTGCGCAAAAGAAAGCAACTATTCTCTATGGCGTGTCGGTGCTTGATCGTTGAGGCCGATCCAGGGAAGGAAGTGGGTTGGTCGGTGCACAGGACGCAACGGGTCAACTGACATGACGAGTGGCCTTCGTCATGCGCACGACTCGACATCGCCGCCTCCGGCGGGCTCTCGGTGGACTGTGCGAATCGGTTGGGCGATCTTCATTGCGTGCTATTTGTTCTTCGCGGTCGTCACGGTTGCCATGATGCAGACCGGCATGCAGGGCGACCCAGAGAAGTACAACCCGCAGCCGGGGCCCAGGCCGTACCCTCCATTCCTCGGTTTCGACAACTGGCCACTCGCTGTCAGTCTCAGTGCGATACCGATGGCGATCGGCCTCATCAGTCTGCTGGTCTGGCTGTCATGGCGCCGCCGGAAGGCGCACTGGGCGGTCGTCATCGCGTTTGCCGGCCTGATCACCGGCGCTTTGGACCCGGTGGCGAACTGGGCGACGTTCGCCATTTTCGACCCGCGAATGCTGCATTTCCCGCACTCGTGGCCGTACGTCAACATCTCGCCCAATCTCGAGCCGGCGCTGTCGTTCCTGGGCGGGTATGCGGCCTACTACTTGTTGAACGGTCTGGGATTCTTACAGTTGCACGATCGCTTGATCCACCCGTTGATGCACCGTTCGCGATGGTTGATGCAGCACCGGTTGTTTGCGGTGTTCATCGGAGCGGGGCTGCTGGCGATCCCGATCAATGCGCTGATTCAGATCACCTGGATGAGTGCGGGGATCTTCTTCTACACGGAGGCGGTCGGTCCGGTGCTGATCGTCGGGCACGTGCACTTCCCCCTGATAATGGCGGTGTACGACGCCTTCATCTTCGCCATGGTTGCTGTGATGTGTGTCCGCGATGATGCGGGCGAACTCGTGCTCGTCAACCGGATCGCTCATTGGTTGCCGGTGCGCCGCGGTCGGTCGCCCACGACGTTGACTCGGCAGATGCTTGTAGCCACCGCAGTCGGTCTGATCTCGTTCGGGATTCCGTTGGCAATCCTGGCTGGACTGCGTGAGGCAGGGCTGTCGCGACCGTCCTACGACCAGAACCCTTACCCGACGGTCAAAGTGTACGACCCCTACGGCCACCTCGAGGAGGCCGGGAAACCGGGTCCGTTCTTCAGGTGATGTGACTGGGAGCGCTTTCGGCGCAACGTCGACGTCGGGGAGCAAGGATCAACAGAGAACAATAATTCTCATATGTGAGAGAACATGTTATCTTCTCTCCGGGCCAGCCGACTGGCCGAGAGGAGTTGATCGTGCTCGCGGAGATCGTTCGGCTGGCGTTTGCGTGGGGGGCGATGATTGCGATCATCGGCTTTTGGTATTGGTTGCTCGGCAATATCGGCACATTCTGAGCTGCCGATGCGAGCACTGACATCGGAGCCAACGTTGGATGCGCTGTCGACCGAGCGCGTCTGCGCGCTGGCTGCCCTGGCTCTTTCGGAGGGGCGGCGGCAGACAGCGCGCCTGGTCAGTGGTGAGCGTCGCCAGTTCAGCTGTGATCCGGCTCGCGGCCGGGTGGATGTGCCGTTTCCGACACCGGCGACGTGGGGTCTGCGAACCCTCACCCTCGGCGTTGCTCTGCAGTGCTCGCCGACCAAGGATGCGCTGGCCGCGTGTGCTCTCGGAGATCTGACGCCCAAGCAGCAACGTGCGCTCGTTCACGTGGAAGGCAAGGTGGCGCTCGGTTGGGTAGTCGGCC from Mycobacterium sp. SMC-4 includes:
- a CDS encoding SDR family oxidoreductase — protein: MDDVLGYTGKSVVVTGAASGMGEATARILTELGAQVTALDIKPTTVDVAHSLTIDLRDRAAIEEVAAEIEGPIDGLFSCAGLPGPPFSEWDTILVNFVGARHLAELLVPKMSEGSAISVISSSAALGWQDHIKVITGLLETEGFDAAVDWLTANEKKWSWSGYAYSKYIIDAWVGWWYPELAGKGIRINCINPGPTETAMMPAFQDLMGKETVDDAIGPVGRYSTAQEQAWPLVCMGSPRLSYVGGTVLWTDGGWNGAMTMGRHKAQWAETAADQMAKKG
- a CDS encoding SDR family NAD(P)-dependent oxidoreductase gives rise to the protein MDLGLGGATAVVTGGSKGMGLAIAECLAAEGASVAVMARGQEALDSAAEVILRAGAPEVLTLAVDMADADSIAAGYQAVQDSWGRLNVLVHTVGPQAGTFEELNDDDWHAAFNLGTMSAVRSVRAALPMLRAADWARIVTLSAHSIQRQSPRLVAYTAAKAALSSFTKNLSKSLGHEGILVNCVCPGTIVTASFTEILRDALATDGLDSSDPNDVMTWVERTFGHPCDLGRAGLPEEIASAVTYLASRRNGYITGATVNVDGGSDFI
- a CDS encoding SDR family oxidoreductase, translating into MTDRHSNIAGVRMLIIGASSGIGRALAVVAHSRGARIALAARRVDILSSVAQELGGTAHELDVADPKAVEKVISDVAADFGQIDAVVFTSAAVPFALIEDTDVTTWMHAYAVNAVGASHVLRAALPHLADDAVVLVASSHDVGRPRAGVAAYHASKAALDEILRSWRAEHPELAVIRVSVGPTEDTEILRGADRDLLADLYRSWATEGQIPARMSAVDDVANAMLSLVAMARANPSVVSEIVHLSPRMSKSW
- a CDS encoding bacterioferritin-associated ferredoxin → MYVCLCLGITSDTVAKAVDGGASTTRAVAITCGAGSECGRCRRTIRMIIDSSRTTTPTTVEGYRA
- a CDS encoding fatty-acid--CoA ligase, translated to MSRSRSRNFVFAVEFAISTPDRVWPVLQRHQESLVDLGARYVYAYESVVEPGKVLVIIGISTEQPLLNLLRSPYFFEWFDAVGVEDLPAVFAGETVERMDIGEAPEPGSEIVVAAVTPLDDIDDFVAQVRDSREEFAKAGIRRTVVYRAFDSSHEVMFVQQLDSAETALRWIARSPTASEWLAAAGIGVFPPVFVGRFVNAMRMSQPTGIGPL
- a CDS encoding spirocyclase AveC family protein, which produces MRIGWAIFIACYLFFAVVTVAMMQTGMQGDPEKYNPQPGPRPYPPFLGFDNWPLAVSLSAIPMAIGLISLLVWLSWRRRKAHWAVVIAFAGLITGALDPVANWATFAIFDPRMLHFPHSWPYVNISPNLEPALSFLGGYAAYYLLNGLGFLQLHDRLIHPLMHRSRWLMQHRLFAVFIGAGLLAIPINALIQITWMSAGIFFYTEAVGPVLIVGHVHFPLIMAVYDAFIFAMVAVMCVRDDAGELVLVNRIAHWLPVRRGRSPTTLTRQMLVATAVGLISFGIPLAILAGLREAGLSRPSYDQNPYPTVKVYDPYGHLEEAGKPGPFFR